Proteins found in one Pseudodesulfovibrio sp. JC047 genomic segment:
- a CDS encoding L-lactate permease, which translates to MSLEVLALIALLPILVALVLMVGLRWPATKAMPLAWLTAAAGAVAVWGLPMKYVAALTLQGFVTAIGILIIVFGAILILRTLQQSGGMETIQYGMQNISPDRRIQAIIIGYMFAAFLEGAAGFGTPAALAAPLLLSLGFPPLAAAIVCLVFNSFPVTFGAVGTPVILGLKYLAPGVADAVSSGAPGVNFATQGDFIALVGQWATLMHLGMIFILPVFMLGFITRYFGPERSWKPGLAAWKFCMFAAISFTVPYLFFAWNVGPEFPSLIGGLVGLGIIIAGAKAGFCVPKSSWDFGPSDKWDPEWTGSVSGGSTEFKPHMSQFKAWLPYILIGAILVVTRIPELGLKGILAAQAIKFSAILGYESVNASIAYLYLPGSIPFTLVALLTVWIHGMPGTKVKAAWTQAIATMKNPTIALFAAVALVSIFRGSGIADAALNPNNYPSMPLAMAEAVANITGNAWPMFASFVGGLGAFITGSNTVSDLLFAEFQWGVATQLDLPRQIIVAAQAVGGGMGNMVCIHNIVAVCAVVGLSGMEGQILKRTVWPFLLYGAVVGIVATLMSFVFLPNLF; encoded by the coding sequence ATGTCATTGGAAGTGCTTGCATTAATCGCACTGCTGCCTATCCTGGTCGCACTGGTTCTCATGGTCGGCCTGCGTTGGCCTGCTACCAAAGCCATGCCCCTGGCATGGCTCACCGCAGCCGCTGGCGCAGTCGCCGTCTGGGGGCTCCCCATGAAGTATGTAGCAGCCCTGACCCTTCAGGGATTTGTGACGGCCATCGGTATTCTCATCATCGTTTTCGGTGCCATTCTCATTCTTCGGACACTCCAACAATCCGGTGGTATGGAAACCATTCAGTACGGGATGCAGAACATCTCGCCTGATCGTCGTATCCAGGCCATTATCATCGGCTACATGTTTGCAGCCTTCCTCGAAGGGGCAGCCGGGTTCGGAACCCCCGCTGCACTGGCCGCTCCGCTGTTGCTTTCCCTGGGCTTCCCGCCCTTGGCCGCAGCCATTGTCTGTCTGGTCTTCAACTCATTTCCCGTCACCTTTGGCGCGGTTGGAACCCCGGTCATTCTCGGATTGAAATATCTGGCTCCCGGCGTTGCCGACGCCGTGTCTTCCGGTGCCCCCGGCGTGAACTTCGCCACTCAGGGCGACTTCATCGCTCTTGTCGGACAGTGGGCAACCCTGATGCACCTTGGCATGATCTTCATCCTGCCCGTGTTCATGCTCGGTTTCATCACCCGGTACTTCGGTCCTGAACGCAGTTGGAAACCCGGCCTGGCCGCATGGAAATTCTGCATGTTCGCCGCAATTTCCTTCACCGTGCCATATCTGTTCTTCGCGTGGAATGTCGGTCCCGAATTCCCCTCCCTCATCGGTGGTCTTGTCGGTCTCGGCATCATCATTGCCGGTGCCAAGGCAGGTTTCTGCGTCCCCAAATCTTCCTGGGACTTCGGCCCCTCCGACAAATGGGACCCGGAATGGACCGGTTCCGTGTCCGGTGGTTCAACGGAATTCAAGCCGCACATGAGCCAATTCAAGGCATGGTTGCCCTACATTCTGATCGGTGCGATCCTCGTGGTCACCCGTATTCCTGAACTCGGTCTCAAGGGTATCCTCGCTGCCCAGGCCATTAAATTCTCTGCAATTCTCGGCTATGAAAGCGTCAATGCGTCCATCGCCTACCTCTATCTGCCTGGTTCCATTCCCTTCACACTGGTCGCTCTGCTGACTGTCTGGATTCACGGAATGCCCGGCACCAAGGTCAAGGCCGCTTGGACACAGGCTATTGCCACCATGAAGAATCCCACCATCGCCCTGTTCGCAGCGGTCGCACTGGTGTCCATCTTCCGTGGCTCCGGCATCGCCGATGCCGCCCTGAACCCGAACAACTACCCCTCCATGCCCTTGGCCATGGCCGAAGCTGTCGCCAACATCACCGGCAACGCCTGGCCGATGTTCGCCTCCTTCGTGGGTGGTCTGGGCGCATTCATCACTGGGTCAAACACCGTCTCCGACTTGCTGTTTGCCGAATTCCAGTGGGGAGTCGCAACACAGCTTGACCTGCCTCGTCAGATCATCGTCGCCGCACAGGCTGTCGGTGGCGGCATGGGCAACATGGTCTGCATCCACAACATCGTTGCAGTCTGCGCGGTTGTCGGCCTGTCCGGCATGGAAGGACAGATCCTGAAACGCACCGTTTGGCCCTTCCTGTTGTACGGAGCGGTTGTCGGTATCGTCGCCACATTGATGAGCTTCGTCTTCCTGCCGAACCTCTTCTAA
- the nifJ gene encoding pyruvate:ferredoxin (flavodoxin) oxidoreductase, which translates to MSTMKTMDGNTAAAWVAYAMSETAAIYPITPSSTMGEIADEWAAQGRKNIFGQTVEVRQLQSEAGAAGAAHGSLAGGALTTTFTASQGLLLMIPNMYKIAGELLPSVFHVSARAIAAHALSIFGDHQDVMACRQTGFAMLAAASVQEVMDLSLVAHLATIESSVPFVSFFDGFRTSHEIQKIEVIDYDDMKPLLNMDKVAEFRARSMNPEHPDVRGTAQNPDIYFQGREASNSYYDAIPEIVEEYMNKVSALTGRDYKPFDYVGAPDAERVVIAMGSSCETIEEVVNHLVADGEKVGLIKVRLYRPFSAKHFLTVLPETTKVLSVLDRTKEPGALGDPLYQDICTVLLEKGEGPLVTAGRYGLGSKEFTPAMVKAIFENLTESTPKARYTVGIDDDVTHDSLVTTEALDTTPKGTVQCKFWGLGSDGTVGANKQAIKIIGDNTDMYAQGYFAYDSKKSGGITISHLRFGHAPIQSTYLVTAADYIACHNPSYVHLYDVLDGIKDGGTFVLNCAWTADDMDRELPAAMRRTIAQKNLKFYTVDAVKIAGEVGLGGRINMIMQTAFFKLADVIDFDEAVKLLKDGIKTAYGKKGDKIVNMNNAAVDNAINAIVEVPVPAVWTDLADDAATDVDEPEYVKNVMRPVLAQKGDDLPVSAFSVDGTMPLSTAKYEKRGVAINVPEWIADNCIQCNQCAFVCPHSALRPVVVDDTEMHNAPASFQTIDAKGKDVKGMQYRLQVAAQDCLGCGNCADICPAKDKALVMKPTATQLDEQVPNWDFAEQVSFKDAFKRDTVKGSQFRQSLMEFSGACAGCGETPYVKVLTQLFGERMIIANATGCSSIWGASAPSTPYCTNAEGHGPAWGNSLFEDAAEFGFGIEMGVNNRRETLVAKCEAAVKTASGDAQAAITAWLEAKDDAAASAEAGDALKAALNGTTDETLQSIAADADLFTKKSVWIFGGDGWAYDIGFGGVDHVLASGKDVNILVMDTEVYSNTGGQSSKATPLGSIAKFAAAGKGTGKKDLGRMAMTYGYVYVASVAMGADKQQMMKAFREAEAYNGPSLIICYAPCINQGIKKGMGKTQYEQKLAVDSGYWPLYRYNPELVAQHKNPFTLESKAPDGSLQEFLSGENRYAMLERFHPELSKAFRAQIEKDYADRYAILTHLAEADFSPIQEEEDAVCDAGISAESPGSGEPCDDGR; encoded by the coding sequence ATGTCCACGATGAAAACAATGGATGGCAACACCGCCGCCGCCTGGGTGGCCTACGCAATGAGCGAAACTGCCGCCATTTATCCCATCACGCCATCGTCCACCATGGGCGAAATCGCCGATGAATGGGCTGCGCAGGGTCGTAAAAACATTTTCGGACAGACCGTCGAAGTCCGTCAGCTTCAATCCGAAGCCGGTGCCGCCGGTGCTGCTCACGGTTCTCTGGCCGGAGGTGCGCTGACCACGACCTTCACCGCTTCGCAGGGCCTGCTGCTGATGATCCCCAACATGTACAAAATCGCCGGAGAATTACTTCCCAGCGTTTTCCATGTCTCCGCACGCGCCATCGCTGCCCACGCTCTTTCAATTTTCGGAGACCATCAGGACGTCATGGCCTGCCGCCAGACCGGATTCGCCATGCTGGCCGCCGCGAGTGTCCAGGAAGTCATGGACCTCTCGCTGGTCGCCCACCTGGCCACCATCGAATCATCTGTCCCGTTCGTCTCTTTCTTCGACGGTTTCCGTACCTCTCATGAAATTCAGAAAATCGAAGTCATCGACTACGACGACATGAAGCCGTTGTTGAACATGGACAAGGTGGCTGAATTCCGTGCCCGCTCCATGAATCCGGAACACCCGGATGTTCGTGGAACCGCGCAGAACCCGGATATCTACTTCCAGGGCCGTGAAGCATCCAACTCCTATTATGATGCCATCCCGGAAATCGTGGAAGAATACATGAACAAGGTGTCCGCCCTGACTGGCCGAGACTACAAGCCGTTCGATTATGTCGGTGCCCCCGATGCCGAACGCGTCGTCATCGCCATGGGTTCGTCCTGCGAAACCATCGAAGAAGTGGTCAACCATCTGGTGGCCGATGGCGAAAAAGTCGGTCTCATCAAGGTCCGCCTTTACCGCCCCTTCTCCGCCAAGCATTTCCTGACGGTATTACCCGAAACCACAAAAGTCCTCTCCGTGCTGGATCGGACCAAGGAACCCGGCGCATTGGGCGACCCCCTGTACCAGGATATCTGCACCGTGTTGCTGGAAAAAGGCGAGGGTCCGCTGGTCACCGCTGGCCGCTACGGTCTCGGTTCCAAGGAATTCACCCCGGCCATGGTCAAAGCCATTTTCGAAAACCTGACGGAGTCCACCCCCAAGGCCCGCTACACCGTGGGCATTGATGACGACGTCACCCATGACTCCCTTGTCACGACCGAGGCTCTGGATACCACCCCAAAAGGCACCGTCCAGTGCAAATTCTGGGGCCTCGGTTCTGACGGAACCGTCGGAGCCAACAAGCAGGCAATCAAGATTATCGGTGACAACACCGACATGTACGCACAGGGATACTTTGCCTACGACTCCAAGAAGTCCGGCGGCATCACCATTTCCCATCTGCGTTTCGGCCACGCGCCCATCCAGTCCACCTATCTGGTCACCGCTGCCGACTATATTGCCTGCCACAACCCGAGCTATGTCCACCTCTATGACGTGTTGGACGGCATCAAGGACGGCGGAACCTTCGTCCTGAACTGTGCCTGGACCGCCGACGACATGGACCGGGAACTGCCCGCAGCCATGCGCCGCACCATTGCGCAGAAAAACCTGAAATTCTACACGGTGGATGCCGTCAAGATCGCCGGAGAAGTCGGCCTTGGCGGACGCATCAACATGATCATGCAAACCGCCTTCTTCAAGCTCGCCGATGTCATCGACTTCGACGAAGCCGTGAAGCTGCTCAAGGACGGCATCAAAACCGCCTACGGCAAAAAGGGCGACAAAATCGTCAATATGAACAACGCAGCTGTGGACAACGCCATCAACGCCATTGTTGAAGTGCCGGTGCCCGCTGTCTGGACTGACCTGGCCGACGATGCCGCCACTGACGTTGACGAACCCGAATACGTGAAAAACGTCATGCGCCCCGTGCTTGCCCAGAAAGGTGACGACCTTCCGGTCTCCGCCTTCTCTGTTGACGGCACCATGCCGCTGTCCACCGCCAAATACGAAAAACGCGGCGTGGCCATCAATGTGCCCGAATGGATCGCCGACAACTGCATCCAGTGCAACCAGTGTGCGTTCGTCTGTCCACACTCTGCCCTGCGCCCGGTTGTTGTTGATGATACCGAAATGCACAACGCTCCGGCCAGCTTCCAGACCATCGATGCCAAGGGCAAAGATGTGAAGGGAATGCAATACCGCTTGCAGGTCGCTGCTCAGGACTGTCTGGGATGCGGCAACTGCGCCGACATCTGCCCGGCCAAGGACAAGGCCCTGGTCATGAAGCCCACCGCGACCCAGCTCGACGAGCAGGTCCCGAACTGGGACTTCGCCGAACAGGTCTCGTTCAAGGATGCCTTCAAGCGTGACACCGTCAAGGGTAGCCAGTTCCGTCAGTCCCTGATGGAATTCTCCGGAGCCTGTGCCGGTTGCGGTGAAACTCCGTATGTCAAGGTGCTGACCCAGCTCTTCGGCGAACGGATGATTATCGCCAACGCCACTGGATGTTCATCCATCTGGGGAGCGTCCGCGCCTTCAACCCCATACTGCACCAATGCCGAAGGCCACGGCCCGGCATGGGGCAACTCCCTGTTCGAAGACGCTGCCGAATTCGGTTTCGGCATAGAAATGGGTGTCAACAACCGCCGCGAGACATTGGTCGCCAAATGTGAAGCCGCAGTGAAGACCGCATCCGGTGACGCGCAGGCCGCCATCACGGCATGGCTCGAAGCCAAAGATGACGCTGCAGCTTCTGCCGAAGCCGGTGACGCACTCAAGGCCGCACTCAATGGCACCACTGATGAAACACTGCAATCCATTGCCGCTGACGCAGACCTGTTCACCAAGAAATCCGTCTGGATCTTCGGTGGTGACGGCTGGGCCTACGACATCGGTTTTGGTGGTGTTGATCACGTGCTCGCCTCCGGCAAGGATGTGAACATCCTGGTCATGGATACCGAAGTGTATTCCAACACCGGCGGTCAGTCCTCCAAGGCAACGCCGCTCGGCTCCATCGCCAAGTTCGCCGCCGCAGGTAAGGGCACCGGCAAAAAGGACCTCGGCCGCATGGCAATGACATACGGTTATGTCTATGTCGCCTCCGTGGCCATGGGGGCGGACAAGCAGCAGATGATGAAGGCCTTCCGCGAGGCAGAAGCCTACAACGGACCGTCCCTGATCATCTGTTACGCCCCGTGCATCAACCAGGGCATCAAGAAGGGCATGGGCAAGACCCAGTACGAACAGAAGCTGGCCGTTGATTCCGGATACTGGCCGCTCTATCGCTACAATCCCGAACTGGTCGCTCAACACAAGAACCCGTTCACCCTGGAGTCCAAGGCTCCTGACGGCTCCTTGCAGGAATTCCTGTCCGGAGAAAACCGGTACGCCATGCTGGAACGATTCCACCCGGAACTGTCCAAGGCATTCCGTGCCCAGATCGAAAAAGACTATGCCGACAGATACGCCATTCTGACCCATCTGGCCGAGGCTGATTTCAGCCCGATCCAGGAGGAAGAAGATGCAGTGTGTGACGCCGGCATTTCCGCCGAAAGCCCGGGGTCTGGAGAACCCTGTGACGACGGCAGATAA
- a CDS encoding DNA-3-methyladenine glycosylase I, translated as MAQFQSYCAACATRDLNDVDRVYHDTQYGFPIDDDNELFGRLILEINQAGLSWRTILNKQENFKKAYDNYVIETVAAYGDTDRNRLLNDAGIIRNRLKINAAIHNAQAILRLREQEGSFKNWLDAHHPLSHEAWVKLFKRHFKFVGGEIVKEFLMSCGYLKGAHVESCPIHAKIMKKDPAWTHTEKSE; from the coding sequence ATGGCCCAATTCCAATCCTATTGCGCGGCATGTGCAACCCGTGATCTCAACGACGTTGACCGGGTCTATCACGACACGCAATACGGCTTCCCAATTGATGATGACAACGAACTGTTTGGTCGGCTCATTTTGGAAATAAACCAGGCCGGATTGAGTTGGCGCACGATCCTCAACAAGCAGGAAAACTTCAAGAAAGCCTATGATAACTATGTGATAGAAACGGTTGCGGCCTATGGTGACACCGACCGAAATCGTCTACTCAACGATGCAGGGATTATCCGCAACCGCCTGAAAATCAATGCGGCCATCCACAATGCACAGGCCATCCTGCGACTCCGTGAACAAGAAGGATCATTCAAAAATTGGTTGGATGCACACCACCCGCTTTCTCATGAAGCGTGGGTCAAACTGTTCAAACGTCATTTCAAATTCGTGGGCGGTGAAATCGTCAAGGAATTTCTCATGAGCTGTGGGTACTTGAAAGGCGCACATGTCGAATCTTGTCCCATCCATGCGAAAATCATGAAAAAAGATCCGGCATGGACACACACTGAAAAATCGGAATAA